A window of the Candidatus Jettenia caeni genome harbors these coding sequences:
- a CDS encoding CRISPR-associated protein: protein MGFVGSVLGIEKDDFSLYQKIQCGVEISSEYHTTSIPYLTRQGFPGSAANKKSSRTSVEVIVKPSYRVYIAEENIKEDSILSNIQKLIKQQEPVFTPYLGLAQFIASTDFQISEVVEGKLVKNMDTDVNGAFIRGFHGELDFDKINTLSKEENKLRITEFEGLKGIKSPRDFEHAVFTVNLDGGAVPLKNVKNILNIPAWNKYVPIF from the coding sequence ATGGGATTTGTAGGTTCGGTTTTGGGTATTGAAAAAGACGATTTTAGTCTTTATCAGAAAATTCAATGTGGCGTAGAAATATCTAGTGAATATCACACAACATCCATACCATATTTGACAAGGCAAGGATTTCCCGGAAGTGCTGCAAATAAAAAGTCTTCGAGAACGTCAGTGGAGGTTATTGTTAAACCTAGTTATCGGGTATATATTGCCGAAGAAAATATAAAAGAAGATTCTATTCTTTCAAATATTCAAAAACTTATAAAACAACAAGAGCCTGTATTTACACCATATCTCGGACTTGCACAATTTATAGCCAGTACAGATTTCCAGATTTCTGAAGTTGTCGAAGGGAAATTAGTTAAAAACATGGATACCGATGTGAATGGCGCTTTTATACGTGGATTTCATGGAGAGTTGGATTTCGACAAAATAAATACGTTATCCAAAGAAGAAAATAAACTGCGGATAACTGAATTTGAAGGTTTAAAAGGTATTAAATCACCGAGGGATTTTGAACATGCTGTCTTTACAGTAAATCTAGATGGCGGGGCTGTGCCTCTTAAAAATGTTAAGAATATTTTAAACATACCAGCTTGGAATAAATATGTGCCTATTTTCTGA
- a CDS encoding CRISPR-associated protein translates to MADMLLTNRHESLFLWDVRKSNPNGDPSGNEPRIDRHTKKCDVTDVCIKRTVRDYIGQTKGKDSLLITRLGEDIPQIVTLTERISAFLFGSDEKKEKTFKVVEDSTKKALKDITEKHQGMEQEKLKAQKDEQKKEIEKEEKILKKRLEVFEEFKTNKSAEKLKTLIDEKESWPNIINDLRKYMCQCFCDLKMFGSVLAIKSKTPLADLGGPLTGPIQIEVGTSLHKVVQSNKQITSIMAPDKKPAEEGEEAEHGGGLFGDTHCIEYGLFATSAIANENTAKFTGLHNDDHNLFLKALWRGTRDRHTRSKNQVPRLLIDIEYNKPFHFGDLVNSIKLMPVKRDGKNIEEEAYRSIEDFTLDLSKFYETVKSKTDAIKSIKFASNGLITLEEFKEGLDNSLKNKVCELSNIDFDCSKEIKAEEFSDTAKKAIEGIKGISYCEPNKTITITTDLADDIFKRIIDNPVLRDYKDGLQKAYNELKGT, encoded by the coding sequence ATGGCTGATATGCTTTTAACCAACAGACATGAATCTTTGTTTTTATGGGATGTTCGCAAGAGTAATCCCAATGGTGATCCAAGCGGGAACGAACCGCGCATAGACAGGCATACCAAAAAGTGCGATGTAACAGATGTATGTATTAAAAGGACAGTTCGTGACTACATAGGGCAAACAAAAGGGAAAGATTCTTTGCTTATAACTCGTTTAGGTGAAGATATCCCACAGATTGTAACACTTACTGAACGTATATCAGCTTTTCTTTTTGGTTCTGACGAAAAGAAAGAAAAAACATTCAAAGTGGTTGAAGATTCTACAAAAAAAGCTTTAAAAGATATTACAGAAAAGCATCAAGGTATGGAACAAGAAAAATTAAAAGCTCAAAAGGATGAACAAAAAAAAGAAATAGAAAAAGAAGAAAAAATATTAAAGAAAAGGTTAGAAGTATTTGAAGAATTTAAAACTAATAAATCTGCTGAAAAGTTAAAAACCCTCATAGATGAAAAAGAAAGTTGGCCGAATATCATAAACGATTTACGTAAATATATGTGTCAATGTTTCTGCGACCTTAAAATGTTTGGCAGTGTATTAGCAATAAAGAGCAAAACACCATTAGCTGACCTTGGTGGGCCTTTGACAGGCCCTATACAAATTGAAGTAGGAACTTCTTTGCACAAGGTTGTACAGTCTAATAAACAAATAACCAGTATTATGGCACCGGACAAAAAACCAGCGGAAGAAGGCGAGGAAGCAGAGCATGGCGGTGGACTTTTTGGTGACACTCATTGTATTGAATACGGCCTTTTTGCTACAAGTGCCATAGCGAATGAAAATACAGCAAAGTTTACAGGATTGCATAATGATGACCATAACTTGTTTCTAAAAGCGTTATGGCGTGGCACTCGTGATAGGCATACTCGTAGCAAAAATCAAGTACCAAGGTTGTTGATAGATATCGAATATAATAAGCCCTTTCACTTTGGAGACCTTGTAAACAGCATTAAACTAATGCCTGTTAAAAGAGACGGAAAGAATATTGAAGAAGAAGCTTACAGAAGCATAGAAGATTTTACGTTAGATTTATCAAAGTTTTACGAAACAGTTAAGTCCAAAACGGATGCAATAAAATCGATTAAATTTGCATCCAATGGGCTTATTACACTTGAAGAGTTTAAGGAAGGACTCGATAACAGTTTAAAAAATAAAGTATGCGAACTTTCAAATATTGATTTTGACTGTTCAAAGGAAATCAAAGCAGAAGAATTCTCCGATACTGCAAAGAAGGCAATAGAAGGAATTAAAGGTATTAGTTATTGTGAACCAAACAAAACAATAACCATTACGACGGATTTAGCAGACGATATTTTTAAGAGAATTATTGATAATCCTGTGTTGAGAGATTACAAAGACGGCTTACAAAAGGCATATAACGAACTCAAAGGAACTTAA
- a CDS encoding CRISPR-associated protein yields MLTELYLHSQGKLPEDKSWNEFHDTLIHEASKESIGLLADANPKDKSKYALFVNVDTKKKMWEVKDYIEIGAVNNWANHLFWQGSGGAQSDKIRNTPHKIYSKKVDFSTDNFITPLETIIKDYCQTQEGKGKEKTAKETGPLFYNKDKQDERKWLENVVFILKNNKEEIDKQVKGNEKDRRKFPSVKPGESAFVGLTIDEKHLAEYELFRRYLLFVKTRAAIQKGADRFKHKVAVDVIKELVGICPSCQREKPLLDQWQSASELSFYQTTNENHLSYAFPDSAFKLCQGCADLLFIFKQHLLEALTRKLGGNECLVLPSIKLIPPDQNGKKRLYENLKRLWGSPAKEVASTEERLLYRLGQLPSYATITFIFGDYITVGKSQNVRRLDELNIVFPDVLPSRLSQISNTIQNNKQLSEMWSLTGRNWQCTWNVQDDFYLLYQLFYPSWEENKKDKSRRRPEVERYLRAIFYGHEITHADIANDCYSNLIFAIKTTRNAQKEDIKAQYARDNYVGNILSLLVFLKQLKETSKLEKEVRGMPEKEKIGFSFIAMPDLGKFVEIHPLLKDSQYLAPFFVGCLFSYAENLQKGNSRLAAYNWLGTMSLTYEDILQDIYPKVLNYITNKEKIVSSPRLQELMKAISYYDKGKCDSNRVALVSFCHGWAVGRDFIYKKKEESKTINQEGGTSNG; encoded by the coding sequence TTGCTAACAGAATTGTATTTACATTCCCAGGGGAAATTACCAGAAGACAAGTCATGGAATGAATTTCACGATACGCTAATTCATGAAGCGTCTAAAGAAAGTATCGGTCTCCTTGCAGATGCAAATCCAAAAGACAAATCCAAATACGCCTTGTTTGTTAATGTTGATACTAAGAAGAAGATGTGGGAAGTCAAAGATTATATCGAAATAGGTGCTGTAAATAACTGGGCAAACCATTTATTCTGGCAAGGATCAGGTGGAGCACAGAGCGACAAGATAAGGAATACACCTCACAAAATTTATTCAAAGAAAGTCGACTTTTCTACGGATAATTTTATTACCCCACTTGAAACTATAATAAAAGATTATTGTCAGACACAGGAAGGTAAAGGAAAGGAAAAAACAGCAAAAGAAACTGGCCCTTTATTTTATAATAAAGACAAACAAGACGAAAGAAAATGGCTTGAAAACGTAGTTTTCATTTTAAAAAATAACAAAGAAGAAATAGATAAACAGGTGAAAGGAAATGAAAAAGACCGTAGAAAATTTCCGTCGGTAAAACCTGGAGAATCAGCTTTTGTAGGTTTAACTATTGACGAGAAACATCTTGCAGAGTATGAATTATTTCGTCGATACTTATTATTTGTTAAAACAAGAGCGGCAATTCAGAAAGGTGCTGATAGGTTTAAACACAAAGTTGCAGTTGATGTAATTAAAGAATTAGTTGGTATTTGCCCTTCATGCCAAAGAGAAAAGCCACTTTTAGACCAGTGGCAAAGTGCTTCGGAACTATCTTTTTATCAGACTACCAATGAAAATCATCTTTCGTATGCTTTTCCTGATTCAGCGTTTAAACTATGTCAAGGTTGTGCGGATTTATTGTTTATATTTAAGCAACATCTTCTTGAAGCTTTGACTCGTAAATTAGGTGGGAATGAGTGTCTTGTTTTACCTTCTATAAAGCTAATTCCTCCAGATCAAAATGGAAAAAAAAGATTGTATGAAAATCTTAAAAGATTATGGGGTTCACCTGCTAAAGAAGTGGCATCTACAGAAGAAAGACTATTATATAGGCTCGGTCAATTGCCATCCTATGCTACCATAACCTTTATTTTTGGAGATTACATTACAGTTGGCAAGTCGCAAAATGTGAGGAGATTGGATGAATTAAATATTGTATTCCCCGATGTCCTACCAAGTAGACTTTCTCAAATTTCCAATACAATCCAAAATAATAAACAACTATCTGAGATGTGGTCTTTAACAGGAAGAAACTGGCAGTGCACGTGGAATGTCCAAGATGATTTTTATTTACTCTACCAATTGTTTTATCCCTCATGGGAAGAAAATAAAAAGGATAAGAGTAGAAGAAGACCTGAAGTAGAACGATATTTGAGAGCGATATTTTATGGGCATGAAATTACTCATGCAGACATTGCGAATGATTGTTATAGCAATTTAATTTTTGCTATAAAAACAACACGTAATGCCCAAAAGGAAGATATCAAAGCTCAGTACGCGAGAGATAACTATGTTGGAAATATTCTGTCTTTACTTGTTTTCCTAAAACAATTGAAAGAAACTAGCAAACTAGAAAAGGAGGTGAGAGGTATGCCAGAAAAAGAAAAAATAGGCTTTTCGTTTATTGCAATGCCAGATTTAGGCAAGTTTGTCGAAATACACCCTTTGTTAAAGGACAGTCAATATCTCGCTCCCTTTTTCGTAGGATGTTTGTTTTCGTATGCAGAAAACCTGCAGAAAGGCAATAGCAGACTGGCCGCATATAACTGGCTTGGGACTATGTCTTTGACTTATGAGGATATTTTGCAGGATATATACCCAAAAGTGTTGAACTACATTACAAACAAAGAAAAGATCGTATCTAGCCCAAGACTTCAAGAACTTATGAAGGCTATCTCTTATTATGATAAAGGAAAATGTGACAGCAACAGAGTTGCCCTTGTGTCTTTTTGCCATGGTTGGGCTGTTGGCCGTGATTTTATCTATAAAAAGAAAGAGGAATCAAAAACAATAAATCAAGAAGGAGGAACAAGTAATGGCTGA